The following are encoded in a window of Variovorax paradoxus genomic DNA:
- a CDS encoding LrgB family protein, with product MNAPAKLSEIWVFLAQSPLLWLSLTLLAYLGALWLHARSGRNPMVNPVLVSVIVIVGVLLLTRTPYDTYFEGAKFVHFLIGPATVALAVPLYSQVGRLRRLWLPIGVALLVGSVAAIVSAIGIGWVLGGSHELLMSLAPKSATMPIAMGVAEKIGGLPSLAAVAAAIAGISGAIMATGLLNLLRIKEPAVRGFAVGMAAHGIGTARAIQVNETAGAFSALAMGLNGIATALLVPLIVKLMSV from the coding sequence ATGAACGCACCCGCCAAACTCTCTGAAATCTGGGTCTTCCTGGCCCAGTCGCCGCTGCTGTGGCTGTCGCTCACGCTGCTGGCCTACCTGGGCGCGCTGTGGCTGCACGCGCGCAGCGGACGCAACCCGATGGTCAACCCGGTGTTGGTGTCGGTGATCGTCATCGTGGGCGTGCTGCTGCTCACGCGCACGCCTTACGACACCTACTTCGAGGGCGCCAAGTTCGTCCACTTCCTCATCGGCCCGGCCACCGTGGCGCTGGCCGTGCCGCTGTACAGCCAGGTCGGTCGCCTGCGGCGCCTGTGGCTGCCGATCGGCGTGGCGCTGCTGGTGGGCTCGGTGGCTGCCATCGTGTCGGCCATTGGCATCGGCTGGGTGCTCGGCGGTTCGCACGAGCTCTTGATGTCGCTCGCGCCCAAGTCGGCCACCATGCCGATCGCGATGGGCGTGGCCGAAAAGATCGGCGGCCTGCCGTCGCTGGCGGCCGTAGCCGCGGCCATCGCCGGCATCTCGGGCGCGATCATGGCGACCGGCTTGCTGAACCTGCTGCGCATCAAGGAGCCCGCGGTGCGCGGCTTCGCTGTCGGCATGGCGGCGCACGGCATCGGCACCGCGCGGGCCATTCAGGTGAACGAAACCGCAGGCGCGTTCTCGGCGCTGGCGATGGGGCTCAACGGCATCGCGACCGCGCTGCTGGTGCCGCTGATCGTGAAGCTGATGAGCGTCTGA
- a CDS encoding CidA/LrgA family protein: protein MLYAITTLFLCQLAGELLVQWLSLPIPGPLIGMLLLFVGLLVRRGVPEALTDTSGHLLRNLMLLFIPAVTGVMLHFERVGREWLPFLAAGVVGGAFTMAVTALTLRWMIRITGKDAE, encoded by the coding sequence ATGCTCTACGCCATCACCACGCTCTTTCTGTGCCAGCTCGCGGGCGAACTGCTCGTGCAGTGGCTGTCGCTGCCGATCCCCGGTCCGCTGATCGGCATGCTGCTGCTCTTCGTCGGCCTGCTCGTGCGCCGCGGCGTGCCGGAAGCGCTGACCGACACCTCGGGCCATCTGCTGCGCAACCTGATGCTGCTGTTCATTCCGGCAGTGACCGGCGTCATGTTGCATTTCGAGCGTGTGGGGCGTGAGTGGCTGCCGTTCCTTGCGGCCGGTGTCGTGGGCGGCGCCTTCACCATGGCGGTGACCGCGCTCACGCTGCGCTGGATGATCCGCATCACCGGCAAGGACGCTGAATGA
- a CDS encoding aminotransferase class I/II-fold pyridoxal phosphate-dependent enzyme: MTNQAMVHGGPDETGAAPHDFSTNGNAVGSCPAVLAALREADAAHYPDPRYTALRTALADFHGVAVERIAIAASASEFIHRISAAVAQRGGGDVWLPAHSYGDYERAAQAWGLDVWRAPEEADGAALRWCCEPSSPLGQPQPDIAQHAASDAVCVLDMAYEPLRLEGRPSHDDAQRDRVWQLWTPNKAMGLTGIRAAYAIAPANLDVAGPLLERLERLAPSWPLGTHGVALLTTWATDEAQGWLARSLDILRDWKARQRSVCESLGWEVQPGDANFFGARPDAPYPPRAAALRAEGIKLRDCTSFGLPGHLRLGVLPPASQQALKAAWARAARHSG; encoded by the coding sequence ATGACGAATCAAGCCATGGTGCACGGCGGCCCCGACGAGACGGGCGCCGCGCCGCACGACTTCTCGACCAACGGCAACGCGGTGGGCTCGTGTCCCGCCGTGCTGGCGGCATTGCGCGAGGCCGACGCGGCGCACTATCCCGATCCGCGCTACACCGCGTTGCGCACCGCGCTTGCCGATTTCCACGGCGTGGCCGTGGAGCGCATCGCGATCGCCGCGAGCGCGAGCGAATTCATCCACCGCATCAGCGCCGCCGTTGCGCAACGTGGCGGTGGAGATGTCTGGCTGCCCGCGCACAGCTACGGCGACTACGAACGCGCCGCCCAGGCCTGGGGCCTTGACGTGTGGCGCGCACCCGAAGAGGCCGACGGTGCCGCGCTGCGTTGGTGCTGCGAACCGTCGAGCCCGTTAGGCCAGCCGCAGCCCGACATCGCGCAGCATGCCGCGAGCGATGCGGTCTGCGTGCTCGACATGGCCTACGAACCGCTGCGCCTCGAAGGCCGGCCTTCGCACGACGACGCACAGCGCGACCGCGTCTGGCAGCTGTGGACACCGAACAAGGCCATGGGCCTCACCGGTATCCGCGCCGCCTATGCGATCGCGCCCGCGAACCTCGACGTGGCCGGCCCGTTGCTGGAGCGGCTCGAACGCCTTGCGCCGTCGTGGCCGCTGGGCACGCACGGCGTGGCGCTGCTCACGACCTGGGCCACCGACGAAGCGCAAGGCTGGTTAGCGCGCAGCCTCGACATCCTGCGTGACTGGAAGGCGCGGCAGCGCTCCGTGTGCGAATCGCTCGGTTGGGAGGTGCAGCCCGGCGACGCCAACTTCTTCGGCGCACGGCCCGACGCGCCGTATCCGCCTCGCGCTGCCGCGCTGCGCGCCGAGGGCATCAAGCTGCGCGACTGCACTTCCTTCGGCCTGCCAGGGCACCTGCGCCTGGGCGTGCTGCCGCCGGCCAGCCAGCAGGCACTGAAGGCCGCGTGGGCACGCGCCGCACGACACAGCGGCTGA
- the cbiB gene encoding adenosylcobinamide-phosphate synthase CbiB produces MPALDPFTVFALALVAALWLALAVDRWLGEPPAPLHPVVWMGRYLDWIGSRLAPRAADAKPRDLPGFAMGALGWCVGAMAAFAVASAVQSLGMQWLPVWAMAVVLGLAFKPLFAWRMLRDEVLAVETALGESLDAGRARLARLVSRDVSTLSEREVRESAIESLAENLNDSLVAPVFWFVLFGLPGAALYRFANTADAMWGYRGERGGRDWTWFGKWAARADDVLSWLPARLTVLLLALAAGRWPRGVAREARRTPSPNSGWPMGAMALLLGVRLAKPGVYVLNGEGRAATSADTARTAQLGERVAWGLAVIASLAMLSPLLARWA; encoded by the coding sequence ATGCCCGCGCTCGATCCCTTCACCGTCTTCGCCCTCGCGTTGGTCGCCGCCCTGTGGCTGGCACTGGCCGTCGACCGCTGGCTCGGCGAACCGCCCGCGCCGCTGCATCCCGTGGTGTGGATGGGCCGCTACCTGGACTGGATCGGCAGCCGCCTCGCGCCGCGTGCCGCCGACGCGAAGCCGCGTGACCTGCCGGGCTTTGCGATGGGCGCGCTCGGCTGGTGCGTGGGCGCGATGGCTGCGTTCGCCGTCGCGTCGGCCGTGCAGAGCTTGGGGATGCAATGGCTACCAGTCTGGGCCATGGCCGTGGTGCTTGGGCTCGCGTTCAAGCCGCTCTTCGCGTGGCGCATGCTGCGCGACGAGGTGCTGGCGGTCGAGACCGCGCTGGGCGAATCGCTCGACGCAGGCCGTGCACGGCTCGCACGCCTCGTGAGCCGCGATGTCTCGACGCTGAGCGAGCGCGAGGTGCGCGAAAGCGCCATCGAATCGCTGGCCGAGAACCTCAACGACTCGCTGGTGGCGCCCGTGTTCTGGTTCGTGCTGTTCGGCCTGCCGGGCGCGGCGCTCTACCGCTTCGCCAACACCGCCGACGCCATGTGGGGCTACCGCGGCGAACGCGGCGGTCGCGACTGGACCTGGTTCGGCAAGTGGGCCGCACGCGCCGACGACGTGCTCTCGTGGCTGCCCGCGCGCCTCACCGTGCTGCTGCTGGCACTCGCGGCCGGCCGTTGGCCACGCGGCGTGGCCCGCGAGGCGCGCCGTACGCCGTCGCCCAACAGCGGCTGGCCGATGGGTGCGATGGCGCTGCTGCTGGGCGTGCGGCTGGCGAAGCCGGGCGTCTATGTGTTGAACGGGGAAGGGCGTGCCGCCACGTCGGCCGACACCGCGCGCACCGCGCAGCTCGGCGAACGGGTGGCGTGGGGGCTGGCGGTGATTGCTTCGCTGGCGATGCTGTCGCCGCTGCTGGCGAGGTGGGCATGA
- the cobN gene encoding cobaltochelatase subunit CobN — protein sequence MAAESHVVVLSTALVSPARVVRLQTAAHTAGVPLQVVSAAQDTPDALAAALDGARLLVIDAPHLSVAQSAAARFGDVIARSAVPYVQIGEFALMAKGQKPPEVPPLAAERGVDAAWAQRLRAYWRFSGEANLKASVQAMARVGDAAGLPDPVPLPLAGFYHPDWPRVESSIAAVEALPGGQGTVAIAVNSATLTGDDTDWLDRLIGTLAQRGLRAYAFYGPRQQKDLFFRMTHAGEGERRVADLLVNAALVFSPNERKAELERIGVPVLQTLPSLAMDASQWARSKDGLAQTDIAAYYSPSELAGMTDPMLVTARDAVTGSLQPLPAQLDAVVDKAAALLRLRRTPAAERRVAMLVYNYPPGEANFGASFLNVPRSVDRMLSAMQAASYRTEAPGADAVIAQVQATMKAYYPTAQGGDALQPLLDQGLADTLPLSQYLAWFRALPSETQRRIEAYWGPPESSAMLRPVAGAPAFVVPRVQFGQVVVLRQPPRFEPGTQVADKAQQVYHRAAVPLSHGYLATYLWLRSRFGADALVHVGTHGTVEWSAGKERGLSVQDDPLLALGDVPNVYPYIMDNLGEATTAKRRGRATMVSHSTPMFTPAGFRPGVREMHDRLHDWETLSPGAVKTAMERRLTADFVAQHYDRDLQWTPARIRADFAGFIAVLHPYLDELAQTAQPLGLATFGEAPDAQRRRQTILQILGKPVAQAMGEDLDEMFLTDAQGIAASKPARWLEAVLAGHDTADAEPLRTLAARARALDTVLAHNEEIEGLLTALDGRYLKSRYGGDPVRDPDSLPTGRNLYGFDPSRVPTRAAWDTGVAAMDDWIAAHARTHGGRPPQKIAFTLWAGEASRHQGVTESQAFHALGVKPRWDEAGRMVGIEIVPAAVLKRPRMDVLISVTGSYRDQFPHVMRWLDEAVQQVAALDEPGNAVAQHSEAMARTLRAEGATAAEARRWSTARVFSNEQGSYGAGLEEAVLATELWKGQQRGGGDAQMAGLYMDRMGHAYGRGLDGMTRAGAFAGNLAQVDAALMARTSNLYGVLTNDDPFQYLGGIALAVRHLTGKDPALYVQNLRDGAAVRTDTAAGAIAREMQTRYLHPQWIEAQKAEGYSGALQVLKTAQFLWGWQATAPAAVRADHWQSLHEVYVRDTYKLGTRQWLERENRAAFAQTLERMLDAVRLNYWKPDATTRRELAQAYTEAVRATGLRERNEAVQRFAQAALVPSPVTAPAPVVVTSPIARVEAATPAPESPTTPDLAQPVTGLQLKPITDTPSPPPPSAALPRLLAAFGAALLLAVGALVQWRRGRAVPAA from the coding sequence ATGGCGGCCGAGTCTCACGTGGTGGTATTGAGCACGGCGCTGGTGTCGCCTGCGCGCGTCGTGCGGCTGCAGACGGCAGCGCACACGGCCGGCGTGCCGCTGCAGGTAGTGTCGGCCGCGCAGGACACACCCGATGCGCTCGCCGCCGCGCTTGACGGTGCGCGCCTTCTCGTCATCGATGCGCCGCACCTCAGCGTCGCCCAGTCGGCGGCGGCGCGCTTCGGCGACGTCATCGCGCGCAGCGCCGTTCCTTATGTGCAGATCGGTGAGTTCGCGCTCATGGCGAAAGGCCAGAAGCCGCCTGAGGTGCCGCCGCTCGCGGCCGAGCGCGGCGTGGATGCGGCTTGGGCGCAGCGCTTGCGTGCCTACTGGCGTTTTTCGGGTGAGGCCAATCTGAAAGCCTCGGTGCAGGCGATGGCGCGCGTCGGCGATGCGGCTGGGCTGCCCGACCCCGTGCCGTTGCCACTCGCCGGCTTCTATCACCCCGACTGGCCACGCGTCGAAAGCAGCATCGCGGCCGTCGAGGCGTTGCCGGGCGGGCAGGGCACCGTCGCCATCGCGGTCAACAGCGCCACGCTGACTGGCGACGACACCGACTGGCTCGACCGGCTGATCGGCACGCTCGCGCAACGCGGCCTGCGCGCCTATGCCTTCTACGGCCCGCGCCAGCAGAAGGACCTGTTCTTCCGCATGACGCACGCCGGCGAGGGCGAGCGTCGCGTGGCCGATCTCCTCGTCAACGCCGCGCTGGTGTTCAGCCCGAACGAGCGCAAGGCCGAGCTCGAACGCATCGGCGTGCCCGTGCTGCAGACGCTGCCGTCGCTGGCCATGGACGCTTCGCAATGGGCGCGCAGCAAGGACGGCCTCGCGCAGACCGACATCGCGGCCTACTACAGCCCGAGTGAACTCGCGGGCATGACCGACCCGATGCTCGTGACGGCACGCGACGCCGTCACCGGCAGCCTGCAGCCGTTGCCCGCGCAGCTCGATGCCGTGGTCGACAAGGCCGCCGCGCTGCTGCGCCTGCGGCGCACGCCCGCCGCCGAGCGCCGCGTGGCGATGCTGGTCTACAACTACCCGCCGGGCGAGGCCAACTTCGGTGCGTCGTTCCTCAACGTGCCGCGCAGCGTCGACCGGATGCTGTCCGCGATGCAGGCGGCCAGCTACCGCACCGAGGCGCCGGGCGCGGACGCGGTCATCGCGCAGGTGCAGGCCACGATGAAGGCCTACTACCCGACGGCGCAGGGCGGCGACGCGCTTCAGCCGCTGCTCGACCAGGGGCTGGCCGACACGCTGCCGCTGTCGCAATACCTCGCGTGGTTCCGCGCGCTGCCTTCTGAGACGCAACGCCGCATCGAAGCCTACTGGGGCCCGCCCGAATCCTCGGCCATGCTGCGGCCCGTGGCCGGCGCACCGGCCTTCGTGGTGCCGCGCGTGCAGTTCGGCCAGGTGGTCGTGCTGCGCCAGCCGCCGCGCTTCGAGCCCGGCACGCAGGTGGCCGACAAGGCGCAGCAGGTGTACCACCGCGCGGCCGTGCCGCTGAGCCACGGCTACCTCGCGACCTACCTCTGGCTGCGCAGCCGCTTCGGTGCCGATGCGCTCGTGCACGTGGGCACGCACGGCACGGTCGAGTGGTCGGCGGGCAAGGAGCGCGGGCTCTCGGTGCAGGACGATCCGCTGCTCGCGCTGGGCGACGTGCCCAACGTCTATCCGTACATCATGGACAACCTCGGCGAGGCGACCACCGCGAAGCGCCGCGGTCGCGCGACGATGGTGAGCCATTCGACACCCATGTTCACGCCCGCGGGCTTCCGCCCCGGCGTGCGCGAAATGCACGACCGCCTGCACGACTGGGAAACGCTGTCGCCCGGCGCGGTGAAGACGGCGATGGAACGGCGTCTCACCGCCGACTTCGTCGCCCAGCACTACGACCGTGACCTGCAATGGACGCCCGCGCGCATCCGCGCCGATTTCGCCGGCTTCATCGCCGTGCTGCATCCGTACCTCGACGAGCTGGCGCAGACCGCACAGCCGCTGGGCCTGGCGACCTTCGGCGAGGCGCCTGATGCGCAGCGGCGGCGCCAGACCATCCTGCAGATCCTCGGCAAGCCCGTGGCGCAGGCGATGGGCGAAGACCTCGACGAGATGTTCCTCACCGATGCGCAGGGCATTGCAGCGTCGAAGCCTGCGCGGTGGCTGGAAGCGGTGTTGGCGGGCCATGACACCGCCGACGCCGAGCCCTTGCGCACCTTGGCCGCACGGGCTCGCGCGCTCGACACGGTGCTGGCTCACAACGAGGAAATCGAAGGCCTGCTCACCGCGCTCGACGGCCGCTACCTGAAATCCCGCTACGGCGGCGACCCGGTGCGCGACCCCGACAGCTTGCCGACCGGCCGCAACCTCTACGGCTTCGATCCCAGCCGTGTGCCCACGCGCGCCGCCTGGGACACCGGCGTCGCCGCGATGGACGACTGGATCGCTGCGCACGCCCGCACCCACGGCGGCCGGCCGCCGCAAAAGATCGCCTTCACGCTCTGGGCCGGCGAGGCCTCGCGCCACCAGGGCGTGACCGAGAGCCAGGCCTTCCATGCACTCGGCGTGAAGCCGCGCTGGGACGAAGCCGGACGCATGGTCGGCATCGAGATCGTGCCGGCCGCGGTGCTGAAACGGCCGCGCATGGATGTGCTGATCAGCGTCACCGGTTCGTACCGCGACCAGTTCCCGCACGTGATGCGCTGGCTCGACGAAGCCGTGCAGCAGGTGGCCGCGCTCGACGAGCCCGGCAACGCCGTCGCGCAGCACAGCGAAGCGATGGCGCGCACGCTGCGTGCCGAGGGTGCGACGGCGGCCGAGGCGCGGCGCTGGTCTACCGCGCGCGTGTTCTCGAACGAGCAGGGCAGCTACGGTGCCGGGCTCGAAGAAGCGGTGCTCGCCACCGAACTCTGGAAGGGCCAGCAGCGCGGCGGCGGCGACGCGCAGATGGCCGGGCTCTACATGGACCGCATGGGCCACGCCTACGGGCGCGGCCTCGACGGCATGACGCGCGCGGGCGCCTTCGCGGGCAACCTCGCGCAGGTCGATGCCGCGCTGATGGCGCGCACCTCCAACCTCTACGGCGTGCTGACCAACGACGACCCGTTCCAGTACCTGGGCGGCATTGCGCTCGCCGTGCGCCACCTCACGGGCAAGGACCCGGCGCTGTACGTGCAGAACCTGCGCGACGGCGCGGCCGTGCGCACCGACACCGCCGCCGGCGCCATCGCGCGCGAGATGCAGACGCGCTACCTGCATCCCCAGTGGATCGAGGCGCAGAAGGCCGAGGGCTACAGCGGCGCGCTGCAGGTGCTCAAGACCGCGCAGTTCCTCTGGGGCTGGCAGGCGACCGCGCCTGCGGCCGTGCGCGCGGACCATTGGCAGTCGCTGCACGAGGTCTATGTGCGCGACACCTACAAGCTCGGCACGCGCCAGTGGCTGGAGCGCGAGAACCGCGCCGCCTTCGCGCAGACGCTGGAACGCATGCTCGATGCCGTGCGCCTGAACTACTGGAAGCCCGATGCCACGACGCGGCGCGAGCTGGCGCAGGCCTACACGGAGGCGGTGCGCGCCACGGGGCTGCGGGAGCGGAACGAGGCGGTGCAGCGGTTCGCGCAGGCTGCGTTGGTGCCTTCGCCTGTGACTGCACCTGCGCCGGTTGTTGTCACGTCGCCCATCGCACGCGTCGAAGCAGCGACACCTGCGCCCGAATCGCCCACCACGCCAGACCTAGCACAGCCCGTGACCGGCCTCCAGCTGAAGCCCATCACCGACACCCCCTCGCCCCCGCCGCCGTCCGCCGCGCTGCCGCGCCTGCTCGCCGCATTCGGCGCCGCCTTGCTGCTGGCCGTCGGCGCGCTGGTGCAATGGCGGCGTGGCCGGGCCGTGCCCGCCGCCTGA
- a CDS encoding DUF2149 domain-containing protein, translating to MSRRQFSILSSLDSDDDDPVLSTINLIDVFMVVIGMLMIAVINNPVNPFSQDKVTVIRHEGQPDMEIITREGQKVTRFKASGATGQGDGEKAGTAWRLKDGTMIYVPADAVPASGGK from the coding sequence ATGAGCCGCAGGCAGTTCTCGATCTTGAGCAGCCTGGACAGCGACGACGACGACCCGGTGCTCTCGACCATCAACCTGATCGACGTCTTCATGGTCGTCATCGGCATGCTGATGATCGCGGTCATCAACAACCCGGTGAACCCGTTCTCGCAGGACAAGGTGACGGTCATCCGCCACGAGGGCCAGCCCGACATGGAGATCATCACGCGCGAAGGCCAGAAGGTCACGCGCTTCAAGGCCAGCGGCGCGACGGGGCAGGGCGACGGCGAAAAGGCGGGCACCGCCTGGCGCCTGAAGGACGGCACGATGATCTACGTGCCGGCGGACGCGGTGCCGGCGTCGGGCGGGAAGTGA
- a CDS encoding MotA/TolQ/ExbB proton channel family protein — protein sequence MLAFDTVLFELARLFLWPVTLGVLLSFVYAVYCLGAFGIEGWQRRRDPSRALVLQRHAQASQEQMELVVLKQLEGVRLCSRVAPMLGLIATMIPMGPALVAVASGESQGVAQSLAPAFAAVIVALASASITFVVYTVRRRWLMRELVMLLDARDRLS from the coding sequence ATGCTGGCCTTCGACACCGTTCTCTTCGAGCTTGCGCGCCTGTTCCTCTGGCCCGTGACGCTCGGCGTGCTGCTGTCTTTCGTCTATGCGGTGTACTGCCTCGGCGCCTTCGGCATCGAGGGGTGGCAGCGTCGCCGCGACCCGTCGCGCGCGCTGGTGCTGCAACGCCACGCGCAGGCCAGCCAGGAGCAGATGGAGCTGGTCGTGCTCAAGCAGCTCGAAGGCGTGCGCCTGTGCAGCCGCGTGGCGCCGATGCTCGGGCTGATCGCCACCATGATCCCCATGGGCCCGGCGCTCGTGGCTGTGGCCTCGGGTGAATCGCAAGGCGTGGCGCAGAGCCTGGCGCCCGCGTTCGCGGCCGTGATCGTGGCGCTGGCTTCGGCGTCGATCACCTTCGTGGTCTACACGGTGCGCCGCCGCTGGCTCATGCGCGAGCTGGTGATGCTGCTCGATGCGCGGGACCGGTTGTCATGA
- the bluB gene encoding 5,6-dimethylbenzimidazole synthase, with the protein MVAHAFAADEAKAVYRAIHERRDMRHFAGGEVAPDVLRRLLDAAHHAPSVGFMQPWRFIRVRGEGLRRQLHEVVERERVRTARALGQREDEFMRLKVQGVLDAAELLVVTLADGREQHVFGRRTLPQMDLASASCAIQNLWLAARAEGLGMGWVSLFEPAELSVLLGLPEGAEPIAVLCLGPVHAFYEEPMLQRERWAKRAPLASLVFDESWGRPSDLFDPSSTSSSSVEPT; encoded by the coding sequence ATGGTGGCGCATGCGTTCGCGGCCGACGAGGCCAAGGCGGTGTACCGCGCCATCCACGAGCGGCGCGACATGCGCCACTTTGCAGGGGGTGAGGTGGCGCCCGACGTGCTGCGCCGCCTGCTCGACGCCGCGCACCACGCGCCCAGCGTCGGCTTCATGCAGCCGTGGCGCTTCATCCGCGTGCGCGGCGAAGGGCTGCGCCGGCAGCTGCACGAGGTGGTCGAGCGCGAACGCGTGCGCACCGCCCGCGCGCTCGGCCAGCGCGAAGACGAATTCATGCGCCTCAAGGTGCAGGGCGTGCTCGACGCGGCCGAGCTGCTGGTGGTGACGCTCGCTGACGGCCGCGAGCAGCATGTGTTCGGCCGCCGCACCTTGCCGCAGATGGACCTGGCTTCGGCCTCCTGCGCCATCCAGAACCTCTGGCTCGCGGCGCGCGCCGAAGGGCTGGGCATGGGATGGGTGTCGCTGTTCGAGCCTGCCGAGCTGAGCGTGCTGCTCGGTCTGCCCGAAGGCGCCGAGCCGATCGCCGTGCTGTGCTTGGGCCCGGTGCATGCGTTCTACGAAGAGCCGATGCTGCAGCGCGAACGCTGGGCCAAGCGCGCTCCGCTTGCGTCGCTGGTGTTCGACGAAAGCTGGGGCCGGCCGTCGGACCTGTTCGATCCTTCTTCCACTTCATCTTCTTCCGTGGAGCCCACCTGA
- the cobO gene encoding cob(I)yrinic acid a,c-diamide adenosyltransferase, whose amino-acid sequence MQIETPPSEKPYEKPEGERRGIVIVNTGDGKGKSTAAFGLALRAHGRGKAVKIYQFMKVPSARFGEHRMFEQIGVPIEGLGDGFSWKSQDLDRSGQLARDGWEKAKAAILSGDFFLVVLDEITYPLIYGWLPLEGVLETLRARPKHVHVVLTGRRCPPEIIELADTVTEMQMVKHAFKAGIPAQRGIED is encoded by the coding sequence ATGCAAATAGAAACCCCTCCCAGCGAAAAGCCCTACGAGAAGCCCGAAGGCGAACGCCGCGGCATCGTCATCGTCAACACCGGCGACGGCAAGGGCAAGAGCACCGCAGCATTCGGTCTCGCGCTGCGCGCACACGGCCGCGGCAAGGCCGTGAAGATCTACCAGTTCATGAAGGTGCCTTCGGCGCGCTTCGGCGAGCACCGCATGTTCGAGCAGATCGGCGTGCCCATCGAAGGCCTCGGTGACGGCTTCAGCTGGAAAAGCCAGGACCTCGACCGCTCGGGCCAGCTCGCGCGCGACGGCTGGGAAAAGGCCAAGGCCGCGATCCTGTCGGGCGACTTCTTTCTCGTGGTGCTCGACGAGATCACCTACCCGCTGATCTACGGCTGGCTGCCGCTCGAAGGCGTGCTCGAAACCCTGCGCGCGCGCCCGAAGCATGTGCACGTTGTGCTCACCGGCCGGCGCTGCCCGCCCGAGATCATCGAGCTGGCCGACACGGTCACCGAGATGCAGATGGTCAAGCACGCGTTCAAGGCCGGCATCCCGGCGCAGCGCGGCATCGAGGACTGA
- a CDS encoding ABC transporter ATP-binding protein: MSRTPSAALEARGLSATLGSVEVLHNIDLSLAAGRWTSIVGPNGAGKSTLLKALAGLLAHRGEVRLFGETQAAVPARVRARRLSWLGQSGTGEGSADDLMVYDVAMLGRLPHQRWLAAPSEADRDAVERALRSTQAWDWRDRPLGQLSGGERQRVLLARALAVEAELLLMDEPLANLDPPHQADWMKTARELVAQGRTVVSVLHELPMALAADELVVMNRGRVTHHGACSDPVTHAALEQVFDHRIRVHRVADQWIALPL, encoded by the coding sequence GTGAGCCGCACCCCATCCGCCGCGCTCGAAGCGCGCGGCCTCAGCGCCACGCTCGGCTCGGTCGAGGTGCTGCACAACATCGACTTGTCACTTGCGGCCGGCCGCTGGACCAGCATCGTCGGACCGAACGGGGCCGGCAAGTCGACGTTGTTGAAGGCGCTGGCCGGTTTGCTCGCACACCGCGGCGAGGTCCGGCTTTTCGGCGAGACACAGGCTGCCGTGCCGGCCCGCGTGCGCGCACGGCGCTTGTCCTGGCTGGGCCAGAGCGGCACGGGCGAGGGCAGCGCCGACGACCTGATGGTCTACGACGTGGCCATGCTCGGACGCCTGCCGCACCAACGCTGGCTCGCGGCACCTAGCGAAGCGGATCGCGATGCCGTGGAACGCGCACTGCGCAGCACCCAGGCCTGGGATTGGCGCGATCGTCCGTTGGGGCAGTTGTCGGGGGGCGAACGGCAGCGCGTGCTGCTGGCGCGTGCGCTGGCGGTCGAGGCCGAGTTGTTGCTGATGGATGAGCCGCTGGCCAATCTCGATCCGCCGCATCAGGCGGACTGGATGAAGACGGCGCGCGAGTTGGTCGCGCAAGGCCGCACCGTGGTCAGCGTGTTGCATGAATTGCCGATGGCGCTGGCCGCGGACGAACTGGTGGTGATGAATCGGGGGCGGGTGACGCATCACGGTGCTTGCTCCGACCCCGTGACGCACGCGGCGCTCGAGCAGGTGTTCGACCATCGGATTCGCGTGCACCGCGTGGCAGACCAATGGATCGCATTGCCGCTATGA